The Solanum lycopersicum chromosome 6, SLM_r2.1 genome has a window encoding:
- the LOC101253905 gene encoding uncharacterized protein, with amino-acid sequence MAQDTGMFTVHHTIGNVLCCKCGISMQPNAANMCANCLRSEIDITEGLQKHVIICHCPECDSYLQPPRTWIKAQLESKELLTFCVKRLKNLNKVRLVQAEFIWTEPHSKRIKVKLKVQKEVLHGAILEQAYTVEFVIQDQMCEACTRVQANPDQWIAAVQLRQHVTHRRTFFYLEQLILKHDAASRAIMIKQMDQGIDFFFSNRSHAVKFVEFIGKVVPSRSRNDKQLVSHDPKSNNYNYKYTFSVEISPVCREDLICLPPKVSNSLGNLGPLVICTKVSNHIALLDPLTLRNCFLDAEQYWRASFKSLLTSRQLVEYIVLDIEAVSSEVNIGGSKYALADAQVARISDFGKNDTIFNIRTHLGHILNPGDNALGYDLYAANSNDSELDKYKGFVLPDVILVKKSYEEKWQKKRGKPRSWKLKSLNMEIDDNVKGRDDEEKKENEYEIFLRDIEENADMRFRISLYRNKEYQPSEMASVTDDDDAPSVPLEELLADLDLSEAEDDNDSMRE; translated from the coding sequence ATGGCACAAGACACAGGCATGTTTACCGTGCATCATACGATTGGAAATGTTTTATGCTGCAAATGTGGTATAAGTATGCAACCAAATGCTGCTAATATGTGTGCTAACTGCTTAAGGTCTGAAATTGACATAACAGAAGGTCTTCAGAAGCATGTTATCATATGCCATTGCCCTGAATGTGATAGCTATTTGCAACCTCCAAGGACTTGGATTAAGGCCCAATTAGAATCAAAGGAGCTATTGACATTCTGTGTGAAGAGGTTGAAGAATTTGAATAAAGTCCGTTTAGTGCAGGCAGAGTTCATTTGGACTGAACCTCACTCCAAGAGAATCAAAGTCAAGTTGAAGGTTCAGAAAGAGGTTCTTCACGGAGCTATCCTTGAGCAGGCCTACACAGTTGAATTTGTTATCCAAGACCAAATGTGTGAAGCTTGTACGAGGGTTCAGGCAAATCCTGATCAGTGGATTGCTGCAGTGCAACTTCGGCAGCACGTTACTCACAGGCGAACTTTCTTCTATTTGGAACAGCTTATTCTTAAGCATGATGCTGCTTCTCGTGCTATAATGATTAAGCAAATGGATCaaggaattgatttttttttctctaatcgGAGTCATGCTGTAAAATTTGTGGAGTTCATAGGAAAAGTTGTTCCCAGTCGGAGCCGCAATGACAAACAACTAGTCTCTCATGATCCCAAGAGCAACAATTACAACTATAAGTATACTTTTTCAGTTGAAATTTCCCCAGTTTGTCGTGAGGATTTAATTTGTCTTCCACCTAAAGTTTCAAATAGTTTGGGGAATCTAGGGCCACTTGTGATCTGCACCAAGGTGAGTAACCACATTGCGTTACTTGACCCATTGACTCTCAGGAACTGTTTCCTTGATGCGGAACAATATTGGAGGGCGTCCTTTAAGTCATTACTTACTAGTAGGCAGCTTGTGGAATATATTGTTCTAGATATTGAGGCTGTTTCTTCTGAGGTCAATATTGGTGGATCTAAGTATGCTTTGGCAGACGCCCAAGTAGCTCGTATATCtgattttggaaaaaatgaTACAATTTTCAACATACGAACACATTTGGGGCATATTCTGAATCCTGGGGATAATGCACTTGGGTATGACTTATATGCTGCCAATAGTAACGATAGTGAGCTTGATAAATATAAAGGCTTTGTTCTCCCAGATGTAATACTGGTTAAGAAGAGCTATGAGGAGAAATGGCAGAAGAAGCGTGGGAAGCCTCGTTCATGGAAGCTGAAGTCTCTCAATATGGAGATTGATGACAATGTTAAGGGTAGAGATgatgaagagaagaaagaaaatgagtATGAAATATTCTTAAGAGATATAGAGGAGAATGCAGATATGAGGTTCAGAATATCTCTTTATCGTAACAAGGAGTATCAGCCATCGGAAATGGCATCTGTGACTGATGACGATGATGCTCCTTCTGTCCCATTGGAAGAATTATTAGCTGATCTTGATTTGAGTGAGGCGGAAGATGACAATGATAGCATGAGGGAATGA